Proteins from one Vigna radiata var. radiata cultivar VC1973A unplaced genomic scaffold, Vradiata_ver6 scaffold_396, whole genome shotgun sequence genomic window:
- the LOC106780497 gene encoding S-adenosylmethionine synthase 1, which produces METFLFTSESVNEGHPDKICDQVSDAVLDACLEQDPESKVACETCTKTNMVMVFGEITTKAKVNYEKIVRDTCRGIGFVSADVGLDADKCNVLVNIEQQSPDIAQGVHGHLSKKPEEIGAGDQGHMFGYATDETAELMPLTHVLATKLGAKLTEVRKNKTCPWLRPDGKTQVTVEYRNDGGAMIPIRVHTVLISTQHDETVTNEQIATDLKEHVIKPVIPAEYLDDKTIFHLNPSGRFVIGGPHGDAGLTGRKIIIDTYGGWGAHGGGAFSGKDPTKVDRSGAYVARQAAKSVVASGLARRCIVQVSYAIGVPEPLSVFVDTYKTGKIPDRDILALIKENFDFRPGMISINLDLMRGGNFRFQKTAAYGHFGRDDPDFTWETVKMLKPKA; this is translated from the coding sequence ATGGAAACCTTCCTCTTCACCTCNGAATCTGTAAACGAGGGCCACCCCGACAAGATCTGTGACCAGGTTTCGGATGCCGTCCTNGATGCCTGCCTGGAGCAAGACCCAGAGAGCAAGGTTGCCTGCGAAACCTGTACAaaaaccaacatggtgatggtCTTTGGAGAGATCACAACCAAGGCCAAGGTGAACTACGAGAAAATAGTTCGTGACACTTGCAGAGGCATTGGGTTCGTGTCTGCTGATGTTGGTCTCGATGCTGATAAGTGCAACGTTCTTGTCAACATTGAACAACAGAGCCCTGACATTGCCCAGGGAGTTCACGGTCACTTGTCCAAAAAGCCAGAGGAAATTGGAGCCGGTGACCAAGGACACATGTTTGGCTATGCCACAGATGAAACAGCTGAATTAATGCCACTCACTCATGTGCTTGCTACCAAACTTGGTGCCAAGCTCACGGAAGtgagaaagaacaaaacatgCCCCTGGCTGAGACCTGATGGTAAAACCCAAGTGACTGTTGAGTACAGGAATGATGGTGGGGCCATGATCCCTATCCGTGTGCACACAGTCCTCATCTCAACCCAACATGATGAAACAGTCACAAATGAGCAAATTGCCACGGATTTGAAAGAGCATGTGATAAAGCCCGTGATCCCAGCTGAATACCTGGATGACAAGACCATCTTCCACCTCAACCCTTCGGGTAGGTTTGTGATTGGAGGACCCCATGGAGACGCAGGCCTCACTGGGAGGAAAATAATCATTGATACCTACGGTGGGTGGGGTGCTCATGGTGGAGGTGCGTTCTCAGGCAAGGATCCAACCAAGGTCGATAGGAGCGGTGCATACGTAGCAAGGCAAGCCGCAAAGAGTGTGGTAGCTTCAGGGCTTGCACGTCGTTGCATTGTGCAGGTTTCCTACGCAATTGGAGTGCCTGAGCCATTATCTGTGTTTGTGGATACTTATAAAACAGGGAAGATTCCTGACCGTGATATTCTGGCTTTGATTAAAGAGAATTTTGATTTTAGGCCTGGAATGATTTCCATCAATCTTGACCTCATGAGAGGAGGAAACTTCAGGTTCCAGAAGACTGCTGCTTATGGGCATTTTGGACGAGATGATCCTGATTTCACATGGGAGACAGTGAAGATGCTCAAGCCCAAAGCCTGA